From a region of the Branchiostoma floridae strain S238N-H82 chromosome 13, Bfl_VNyyK, whole genome shotgun sequence genome:
- the LOC118429261 gene encoding uncharacterized protein LOC118429261 isoform X2, translated as MLNPRFSTVRSDLWRPTRPQRATHLIETGHSQPPEMLALSVLSTDLNQSDENKKRRLKRCIFALTFVLFSVLVILIYRYSTVASQIMVGVATPLFIGAILFECCCRTKALHGARPGQQCVTVGIRDFEEPSTTLLGYDPQATLPPYTRVEEEPPQYDVICNGQTASYPGAELQMPLSYPDTSQPLESRDQEQTMQDVCNTATYNQVPPPPYEEAVSPVKEQ; from the exons ATGCTAAACCCACGATTCTCAACAGTGAGGAGTGACTTGTGGAGGCCCACTAGGCCACAGAGAGCAACTCATCTGATAGAGACTGGACACAGTCAGCCACCCGAAATGCTAGCTCTGTCGGTGCTATCGACAGATCTGAATCAGTCAGACGAGAACAAGAAAAGACGACTAAAACGATGTATCTTCGCCCTGACTTTCGTTTTGTTCTCAGTCCTGGTGATTCTGATATATCGATACTCCACCGTAGCATCGCAAATTATGGTGGGTGTTGCGACGCCGCTGTTCATCGGTGCGATCCTGTTCGAGTGTTGTTGTCGCACCAAGGCTCTTCACGGGGCCCGCCCGGGACAACAGTGCGTAACAGTGGGGATTCGTGATTTTGAAGAGCCGTCGACGACACTGCTGGG GTACGACCCACAGGCTACGTTACCACCTTACACGCGTGTTGAAGAGGAGCCTCCTCAGTATGACGTTATCTGCAATGGACAGACAGCCTCGTACCCAGGGGCAGAACTACAAATGCCACTCTCGTACCCAGACACCTCACAGCCACTGGAAAGTCGGGATCAGGAACAAACGATGCAAGATGTCTGCAACACCGCCACTTACAACCAAGTCCCTCCCCCGCCGTATGAGGAGGCAGTCAGCCCCGTAAAAGAACAATAG
- the LOC118429262 gene encoding uncharacterized protein LOC118429262, whose product MSDDHRNSDSVHSRDYRHEQGFHDRGTNHRLFHRAAGVSCWCVSCCVSVNKTCRRNSDRESRIAAVCPQDMQDSLPGIEPACSNPTPQTTLPPYTSREDLPQYEEAPPYHELPPIVGYPEPQPRYPQDPEEYRNRSTYLYPTGVTTEDYQPPPSYEEAVNSAK is encoded by the exons ATGTCTGATGATCATAGGAACAGTGACTCTGTTCACAGCCGGGATTATCGTCATGAGCAGGGTTTCCATGATCGCGGGACAAATCATCGTCTGTTTCACCGCGCTGCTGGTGtttcttgttggtgtgtcagcTGTTGTGTGAGTGTAAACAAAACTTGTAGACGAAACAGCGACCGGGAGTCGCGAATCGCTGCTGTGTGTCCACAGGACATGCAGGACTCTCTACCAGGGATCGAGCCAGCTTGTAG CAATCCCACCCCTCAGACTACGTTACCACCCTACACCAGTAGAGAGGACCTACCACAGTATGAGGAAGCACCTCCGTACCACGAGCTACCACCAATAGTGGGGTACCCTGAGCCTCAACCTAGGTACCCACAGGACCCAGAGGAGTACCGTAACAGGAGCACGTACCTATACCCTACTGGTGTTACAACAGAGGATTACCAACCACCACCTTCATATGAGGAGGCAGTGAATTCTGCAAAATAG
- the LOC118429219 gene encoding uncharacterized protein LOC118429219: protein MADENAFYGTWIIEQCVSLSGRVEPTGIEGTEFKLDENGDVIWKVSDDAEPMPFFSCEAYEVILGDPAVLRYGGTSTGDVIAFKADFPGELPGDHMVLTYEKSFILQCRKMSPSDQGPDSPYSLLSALEEGYFSDVSVKADDGTDFKIHKIIAGSVCPSVDWTKSPCPLTGQSKDVIYTVLHYVYCESLPSDLTEDVAKLCVRVAGKIAGLEKFVEMCQTFVDNSALKQQIIGLITDVHTCADRIIEIFTGRQQGVGGLGDTNGLPAQSHLADPAKLCYAVKQALREAAVAGTKVLLMCDIFNKRKWELSRQERHDIIKYAHSRLPIFLEQLQKLLRVVRNQLGCLTTRNLQDIAVYLVPEIDQSFQQLSSVICDAKGAVEQALTAANKDDHHKHKKNAGDFIGRTLKNALHMKELMKLRRVHDRITSGLMVLINKREHFDQMTQEEKTRSVVRSLEQCIEEVPVIVRSTEELARTLDERITWREWKYIFKLGTSELSWALSKMATQRSSIEPFLQSACELVHRDPFTQTLIQLSLLGQPCKEEESSSDSPGKKSSASPVAVRSKTTTQVNYKLSCVESLTVPPSPKDSHLARRMGDVLHTRRLADMTFHVIYPQDVSDLVIDHSAGGLMSRTDDTPEVEEIHAHRVIVAARCDWFRRALLSGMKEAIDRRITVHDTSPALFRLFLEYLYVGNLATDTLTLDQLADMTALSDRYEVDSLKRLCEGALQAHLEEDTALFLLGLADQFGATSLKSTVMDFILDHPNAVEDIEVFSELPEQLQEEVEDMLAWSGHVGPFGTAHPTAAPPSHLSGTALEDMACALSISDEEAGGTDETTSSDLSMTEDRVRLDACLSALRDIVGDDVPQEELVRVSLAADYDVNRALNFFFSS from the exons atggcggacgaaaATGCATTTTACGGGACCTGGATA ATTGAGCAATGTGTGTCGCTTTCTGGACGGGTGGAACCGACTGGTATCGAGGG GACGGAGTTTAAGCTGGATGAAAATGGCGATGTCATCTGGAAAGTTTCGGATGATGCGGAGCCCATGCCTTTCTTCTCCTGCGAGGCATATGAG GTTATACTGGGTGACCCTGCAGTACTGAGGTATGGGGGAACATCAACTGGTGATGTTATAGCATTCAAG GCTGACTTTCCTGGAGAGTTACCAGGTGACCACATGGTTCTGACATATGAGAAGTCCTTCATTTTACAATGTAGAAAG ATGTCCCCATCAGACCAAGGTCCAGATTCTCCTTACTCCCTTCTAAGTGCCCTGGAGGAGGGGTATTTCTCAGATGTGTCAGTCAAGGCAGATGATGGGACTGAT TTCAAAATCCACAAAATCATAGCTGGGAGTGTGTGCCCCTCTGTGGACTGGACCAAGTCCCCCTGCCCGCTGACGGGACAGTCCAAAGATGTGATCTACACGGTGCTACACTACGTGTACTGTGAGTCCCTACCCAGCGACCTGACCGAGGATGTGGCCAAGCTGTGTGTCCGAGTGGCTGGCAAGATCGCTGGGCTGGAGAAGTTTGTGGAGATGTGTCAGACGTTTGTAGATAACTCAGCACTCAAACAAC AAATCATTGGGCTGATAACAGACGTGCACACCTGCGCTGACCGTATTATTGAGATCTTTACTGGACGACAACAGGGAGTGGGGGGGCTGGGTGACACTAACGGCCTCCCCGCTCAGTCTCACCTGGCAGACCCTGCTAAACTCTGCTACGCTGTGAAGCAGGCATTACGAGAGGCTGCAGTTG CTGGCACCAAGGTACTGCTGATGTGTGACATCTTCAACAAGAGGAAGTGGGAACTGTCCAGACAAGAGAGACATGATATCATCAAGTATGCACACTCTAG ATTACCCATCTTCCTGGAGCAGCTGCAGAAGCTGTTACGTGTGGTGAGGAATCAGCTGGGATGTCTGACCACCAGGAACCTACAGGACATCGCTGTGTACCTGGTGCCAGAG attgaCCAAAGTTTCCAGCAGCTGTCCTCTGTCATCTGTGATGCCAAGGGTGCGGTTGAACAGGCACTGACGGCAGCTAACAAGGACGACCAccacaaacacaagaaaaatgCAGGGGACTTCATAGGAAGGACTCTGAAGAAT GCTCTCCACATGAAAGAACTGATGAAGCTGAGACGTGTCCATGACAGGATCACCTCTGGACTCATGGTGCTCATCAACAAAAG GGAACACTTTGACCAGATGACTCAAGAGGAGAAAACTAGGTCTGTTGTACGAAGTCTGGAGCAGTGTATAGAAGAG GTACCAGTAATAGTGCGCAGTACAGAAGAGCTTGCCCGAACCCTGGATGAGAGGATAACATGGCGAGAATGGAAGTACATCTTCAAGCTGGGAACTTCAGAACTG TCCTGGGCTCTCAGTAAGATGGCCACCCAGCGCTCCTCCATAGAACCCTTCCTCCAGTCAGCATGTGAGCTGGTCCACAGAGACCCATTTACTCAGACCCTAATCCAGCTGAGTCTCCTGGGGCAGCCGTGTAAGGAGGAGGAAAGTAGTTCCGACAGTCCCGGCAAGAAGTCCTCAGCCAGCCCTGTGGCAGTCAGGAGTAAAACTACAACCCAAGTAAATTATAAG CTGAGTTGTGTGGAGTCCCTGacggtgcccccctcccccaaggaCAGTCACCTGGCCAGGCGCATGGGAGACGTGCTGCACACCAGGAGACTGGCAGACATGACCTTCCATGTCATCTACCCACAGG atGTGTCAGACCTGGTGATTGACCACTCAGCGGGCGGGCTGATGTCCCGTACAGACGACACGCCCGAGGTGGAGGAGATCCACGCACACCGCGTCATCGTGGCCGCTCGCTGTGATTGGTTCCGCAGGGCTCTGCTTAGTGGCATGAAGGAAGCCATTGACAG ACGGATCACGGTGCATGACACCAGCCCTGCCCTGTTCCGCCTGTTCCTGGAGTACCTGTATGTAGGGAACCTGgccacagacacactcacactgGACCAGCTCGCAGACATGACCGCACTCAGCGACAGATATGAG GTTGACAGTTTGAAGAGGCTGTGTGAAGGTGCTCTACAGGCCCATCTAGAGGAGGATACTGCACTGTTTCTCCTGGGCCTGGCTGACCAGTTTGGGGCCACTTCCCTCAAG AGTACAGTGATGGACTTCATCCTGGACCATCCCAATGCAGTGGAGGACATCGAAGTGTTCAGTGAGCTGCcagaacagctgcaggaggaGGTGGAGGACATGTTGGCATGGAGTGG GCATGTAGGCCCTTTTGGAACAGCCCATCCGACAGctgcacccccctcccacctgaGTGGAACAGCCCTGGAAGACATGGCCTGTGCCCTCAGTATATCTGATGAAGAA GCAGGAGGAACTGATGAGACGACCTCGTCTGACCTCAGCATGACAGAAGACAGAGTCAGGCTGGACGCGTGCCTCTCGGCGCTCCGAGACATCGTTGGCGATGACGTTCCACAAGAGGAGCTCGTCCGTGTTTCACTTGCTGCTGATTACGATGTCAACAGGGCGCTGAATTTCTTCTTCTCGTCGTAG
- the LOC118429427 gene encoding adhesive plaque matrix protein-like codes for MGKGEGGGGRRGRARRHRRAHHRGGGGGGTAMFRAPATGNPALDRRINMARLMSFLAFVVILSGVYVFTSWSMIWGIIMITGAGMVFVSLAFSIVHMRKTVAVNTQPLRARTGGLQTVTTTPPTIGYPTPSPEVAAPVPNHDQYGFMTGFPAYPAQYPGPTPTGIVQPPGYPELPSVPQPYPGVPSGVPPQDYALSPPPQYPVPLTYPSPAYPPPPSYEDAMNPKN; via the exons ATGGGGAAGGGAGAGGGTGGAGGCGGACGTCGGGGTCGGGCCCGGCGGCATCGGCGCGCACATCACCGGGGCGGGGGTGGCGGGGGGACCGCTATGTTCAGGGCACCAGCCACCGGGAACCCGGCTCTGGACAGGCGGATCAACATGGCCCGCCTGATGTCCTTCCTGGCCTTTGTCGTCATTCTGTCGGGAGTTTATGTCTTCACGTCTTGGTCCATGATCTGGGGGATCATCATGATCACGGGAGCAGGGATGGTGTTCGTTAGTTTGGCGTTCTCCATCGTGCACATGAGGAAGACTGTGGCCGTGAACACACAACCACTGCGCGCACGGACAGGTGGCCTGCAGACCGTGACCACAACACCGCCGACTATCGG ATATCCAACTCCTTCTCCCGAAGTCGCCGCTCCAGTCCCGAATCATGATCAATACGGTTTCATGACTGGTTTTCCGGCATACCCAGCACAATACCCAGGTCCAACTCCGACTGGTATAGTACAACCACCTGGTTACCCTGAACTACCATCGGTACCACAGCCGTACCCAGGAGTACCGTCTGGAGTACCACCGCAGGACTACGCCCTGTCTCCCCCACCGCAGTACCCAGTCCCGCTGACCTACCCTAGCCCTGCGTACCCACCTCCCCCATCTTATGAGGACGCTATGAACCCGAAAAACTAA
- the LOC118429700 gene encoding uncharacterized protein LOC118429700 has translation MSTIIQWRCFAPTEEDDQRLQYARYVMIGAVIAIAIGLVLCITVNVAGLALVLLALVVIFAVIMLNCYVSMKKRQERLDRHHRPPEAAAVHTDLYPETTTPINTGDSWLPDTSNGGLDAASVQADLPTYHEAGFQQYPVVPAPDVPPPRPVADNNEPPPPSYEDAVSSGR, from the exons ATGTCCACAATCATTCAATGGCGCTGTTTCGCGCCCACAGAGGAAGACGACCAGCGGCTACAGTATGCTCGCTACGTGATGATCGGTGCGGTGATTGCTATCGCCATTGGCCTGGTGCTGTGTATTACCGTCAACGTAGCAGGGTTGGCTCTGGTCCTGTTGGCACTGGTGGTCATATTCGCTGTGATCATGCTCAACTGTTATGTAAGCATGAAGAAGAGGCAAGAAAGGCTGGACCGGCACCACCGACCACCTGAGGCTGCAGCGGTACATACTGA TTTGTATCCCGAGACCACTACTCCCATCAACACCGGAGATTCGTGGCTTCCGGATACGAGTAATGGCGGATTGGATGCTGCTTCAGTACAAGCCGATCTCCCCACGTACCACGAAGCCGGGTTCCAGCAGTACCCAGTCGTACCTGCGCCAGACGTTCCACCACCCCGACCTGTTGCCGACAACAATGAACCGCCCCCTCCGTCGTACGAAGACGCTGTGTCATCAGGGAGATAG
- the LOC118429701 gene encoding uncharacterized protein LOC118429701, with translation MIGWRTFQALEEDDKRLRYARYVFIAAVIWFALGLTLALTVEPQEIGVVLAVLPVPVLICYPVFNCCVSMQIQTRRRANQRRPGVPPTTLLNLYPQTIFTTNTRDSFSPGTSNGGVGATFPADLPTYHEARSQQYPVIPAPDAPPPRPDTNNEPPPPSYEDAVEKK, from the exons ATGATCGGGTGGCGCACATTTCAGGCCTTAGAAGAAGACGATAAGCGACTACGATATGCTCGCTACGTGTTCATTGCAGCAGTGATATGGTTTGCCTTGGGTCTGACGCTTGCATTGACTGTGGAACCGCAGGAGATAGGGGTAGTATTAGCAGTGCTGCCGGTGCCAGTCTTGATCTGCTATCCTGTGTTCAACTGTTGTGTGAGCATGCAGATTCAAACTAGGAGAAGAGCCAACCAACGGCGACCTGGGGTGCCACCTACCACACTTCTCAA CTTGTATCCCCAGACCATTTTTACTACCAACACAAGAGACTCTTTCTCCCCTGGCACGAGTAATGGCGGAGTGGGCGCTACTTTTCCAGCCGATCTCCCCACGTACCACGAAGCCAGGTCTCAGCAGTACCCAGTCATACCAGCTCCAGACGCACCACCACCCCGCCCTGATACTAACAACGAGCCGCCCCCTCCGTCTTACGAGGATGCTGTGGAGAAAAAATAG
- the LOC118429261 gene encoding uncharacterized protein LOC118429261 isoform X1, with product MLNPRFSTVRSDLWRPTRPQRATHLIETGHSQPPEMLALSVLSTDLNQSDENKKRRLKRCIFALTFVLFSVLVILIYRYSTVASQIMVGVATPLFIGAILFECCCRTKALHGARPGQQCVTVGIRDFEEPSTTLLGYVDPQATLPPYTRVEEEPPQYDVICNGQTASYPGAELQMPLSYPDTSQPLESRDQEQTMQDVCNTATYNQVPPPPYEEAVSPVKEQ from the exons ATGCTAAACCCACGATTCTCAACAGTGAGGAGTGACTTGTGGAGGCCCACTAGGCCACAGAGAGCAACTCATCTGATAGAGACTGGACACAGTCAGCCACCCGAAATGCTAGCTCTGTCGGTGCTATCGACAGATCTGAATCAGTCAGACGAGAACAAGAAAAGACGACTAAAACGATGTATCTTCGCCCTGACTTTCGTTTTGTTCTCAGTCCTGGTGATTCTGATATATCGATACTCCACCGTAGCATCGCAAATTATGGTGGGTGTTGCGACGCCGCTGTTCATCGGTGCGATCCTGTTCGAGTGTTGTTGTCGCACCAAGGCTCTTCACGGGGCCCGCCCGGGACAACAGTGCGTAACAGTGGGGATTCGTGATTTTGAAGAGCCGTCGACGACACTGCTGGGGTATGTG GACCCACAGGCTACGTTACCACCTTACACGCGTGTTGAAGAGGAGCCTCCTCAGTATGACGTTATCTGCAATGGACAGACAGCCTCGTACCCAGGGGCAGAACTACAAATGCCACTCTCGTACCCAGACACCTCACAGCCACTGGAAAGTCGGGATCAGGAACAAACGATGCAAGATGTCTGCAACACCGCCACTTACAACCAAGTCCCTCCCCCGCCGTATGAGGAGGCAGTCAGCCCCGTAAAAGAACAATAG